AGTGTAACCTAGTTGTTCTGTGTATCACATGTCACACGTTATATTGTCATCATTTAGGTATGACTCTCCCTATTAAAGTATAAATTCTTAGAGAATGGAGACCAAGTCTTTTTTGTCTTTGcagaatgcctggcacatagttgaTACTCATTAAGTGTCCGttaaactgaatttagaaaatggaataataatcaTTACATCCTCTTTTTCTCAAAATGTGTTTTTGGACAAAGTAAATAAGTACTTTGTCAACTGaaacactaaaaatatatatatatatattttaacttgtCTTATCTAACAGTAGTTTGGGGGGTAATGCCTTATGATGAGGCTATGGATCAGGGAGCTAGCTTCCTCCTTAAATCATTTCTGGATCATGAATACTTTTGAAAATTTGACAGAGCTTTGAAGGGTCtcctggagagggtggggaaggcCAGAAATTCACCTGTGTATTATAGAACCTTTGGCACACACTGTAAGAATTCACAGAAAAGTTCATCACATTTTCTTCCAATTCATGGAAACTTGATTAAGAATTCCTGCTTTAATGTACTTTATTCCCAGATAAAAAGTGATTGTACCAAACAACTAAGATCAGCTCTCAAGGTAGAGAGGAGACTTGGTTAAACATAAAAGTTCGAAGGAAATTTACaatgtgaagatcccctgaaggaggaaatggcaattcactccagtaatcttgcctggaagattccatggacagaggagcctaggggaggttgcaaaagagtcagacatgactgagtgactaaacaacagctagGAGAAATGACTGGATGGCCTTAAGGGACAATTACtctaaaaagtgaataaaaataacaagttCAAGAAGCAGACTCACCCAACAGGTTTCCTTTGAACTTGAATTGTAGAGAATGCTAGCAAAAATGATGTGGTTCAGGCAACCAAGTACTCAAGTAATTAAGTGTTCAATAGAAACAGTTGATGTGGGAGGGGAGAAAATGAGTAATTAAAAATCTCCTTTCTCATCTTTGAACAGGAGGCATCTAAACGGGATACAGTGGGCTTCCCTCCTGATTCTGTTTTTGTCTATTGTGGCCCTCACTTCTGGGACGGAGACCTCACAGCATAGCCTGGCAGGACATGGATTTCATCATGACGCCCTCTTCAGCCCATCCAATTCCTGTCTTCTCTTCAGAAGTGAGTGTCCCAGGAAAGACAATTGCACAGCAAAGGAGTGGACATTTTCTGAAGCTCAGTGGAACACAACGGCCAGAGTTTTCAGTCACATCCGTCTTGGCTTGGGCCATGTTCTTATTATAGTccagtgttttatttcttcaatgGCCAATATCTATAATGAAAAGATACTGAAGGAAGGGAACCAACTCACCGAAAGCATTTTCGTACAGAACAGCAAACTCTATTTCTTTGGTGTTCTTTTTAATGGACTGACCCTGGGCCTTCAGAGTGGTAACCGTGATCAGATTAAGAATTGTGGGATTTTTTATGGCCACAATGCATTTTCAGTAGCCCTTATTTTTGTAACTGCATTCCAGGGCCTCTCGGTGGCCTTTATTCTGAAGTTCCTGGATAACATGTTCCATGTCTTGATGGCACAGGTCACCACTGTCGTCATCACAACGGTGTCTGTCTTGGTCTTTGACTTCAGGCCCTCCCTGGAGTTTTTCTTAGAAGCCCCATCAGTTCTTCTCTCAATACTTATTTACAATGCCAGCAATCCTCAAGGTGTGGAAAACGTACCTAGGAAAGAAAGGATTCGAGATCTAAGTGGCACTCTTTGGGAGCGCTCCAGTGGGGTAAGTTTGTGAGGATGCTGCTGCTTCCCAAATTCAAAGCGTGGTTATACGAGAAAAGAAATAGATCAGGGctgttttatcacaggatatatCTGATCTCTGtgagtttaaaaaatcattcaacATTTGCTGGACTCCTTGTGTGTAAGGGCTCATGATAGTACTGTCAGgggttgaaaaaaattataaatcagaGTGTCAAGGGCCTTATCCATTAGCTGTATCATAGAATATTATAGAGTCATAGAGCCAGAGATGC
The sequence above is a segment of the Bos mutus isolate GX-2022 chromosome 1, NWIPB_WYAK_1.1, whole genome shotgun sequence genome. Coding sequences within it:
- the SLC35A5 gene encoding UDP-sugar transporter protein SLC35A5 isoform X1, with protein sequence MLERNLSLPRRGDISLASVGLGPLGLWVLAFFNASPISFPGPVRCLYTRELKSSGMESSCGHPMLSASSAMYTFLLGAIFITLSSSRILLVKYSANEENKYDYLPTTVNVCSELVKLVFCALVSFWVLKKEDHQNRKLRCGSWKEFFNFMKWSIPAFLYFLDNLIVFYVLSYLQPAMAVIFSNFSIITTALLFRIVLKRHLNGIQWASLLILFLSIVALTSGTETSQHSLAGHGFHHDALFSPSNSCLLFRSECPRKDNCTAKEWTFSEAQWNTTARVFSHIRLGLGHVLIIVQCFISSMANIYNEKILKEGNQLTESIFVQNSKLYFFGVLFNGLTLGLQSGNRDQIKNCGIFYGHNAFSVALIFVTAFQGLSVAFILKFLDNMFHVLMAQVTTVVITTVSVLVFDFRPSLEFFLEAPSVLLSILIYNASNPQGVENVPRKERIRDLSGTLWERSSGDGEELERLTKPKSDIESDEDTF
- the SLC35A5 gene encoding UDP-sugar transporter protein SLC35A5 isoform X2, whose product is MLERNLSLPRRGDISLASVGLGPLGLWVLAFFNASPISFPGPVRCLYTRELKSSGMESSCGHPMLSASSAMYTFLLGAIFITLSSSRILLVKYSANEENKYDYLPTTVNVCSELVKLVFCALVSFWVLKKDHQNRKLRCGSWKEFFNFMKWSIPAFLYFLDNLIVFYVLSYLQPAMAVIFSNFSIITTALLFRIVLKRHLNGIQWASLLILFLSIVALTSGTETSQHSLAGHGFHHDALFSPSNSCLLFRSECPRKDNCTAKEWTFSEAQWNTTARVFSHIRLGLGHVLIIVQCFISSMANIYNEKILKEGNQLTESIFVQNSKLYFFGVLFNGLTLGLQSGNRDQIKNCGIFYGHNAFSVALIFVTAFQGLSVAFILKFLDNMFHVLMAQVTTVVITTVSVLVFDFRPSLEFFLEAPSVLLSILIYNASNPQGVENVPRKERIRDLSGTLWERSSGDGEELERLTKPKSDIESDEDTF
- the SLC35A5 gene encoding UDP-sugar transporter protein SLC35A5 isoform X5; its protein translation is MAVIFSNFSIITTALLFRIVLKRHLNGIQWASLLILFLSIVALTSGTETSQHSLAGHGFHHDALFSPSNSCLLFRSECPRKDNCTAKEWTFSEAQWNTTARVFSHIRLGLGHVLIIVQCFISSMANIYNEKILKEGNQLTESIFVQNSKLYFFGVLFNGLTLGLQSGNRDQIKNCGIFYGHNAFSVALIFVTAFQGLSVAFILKFLDNMFHVLMAQVTTVVITTVSVLVFDFRPSLEFFLEAPSVLLSILIYNASNPQGVENVPRKERIRDLSGTLWERSSGDGEELERLTKPKSDIESDEDTF
- the SLC35A5 gene encoding UDP-sugar transporter protein SLC35A5 isoform X4 translates to MAMAVIFSNFSIITTALLFRIVLKRHLNGIQWASLLILFLSIVALTSGTETSQHSLAGHGFHHDALFSPSNSCLLFRSECPRKDNCTAKEWTFSEAQWNTTARVFSHIRLGLGHVLIIVQCFISSMANIYNEKILKEGNQLTESIFVQNSKLYFFGVLFNGLTLGLQSGNRDQIKNCGIFYGHNAFSVALIFVTAFQGLSVAFILKFLDNMFHVLMAQVTTVVITTVSVLVFDFRPSLEFFLEAPSVLLSILIYNASNPQGVENVPRKERIRDLSGTLWERSSGDGEELERLTKPKSDIESDEDTF
- the SLC35A5 gene encoding UDP-sugar transporter protein SLC35A5 isoform X3, with amino-acid sequence MESSCGHPMLSASSAMYTFLLGAIFITLSSSRILLVKYSANEENKYDYLPTTVNVCSELVKLVFCALVSFWVLKKEDHQNRKLRCGSWKEFFNFMKWSIPAFLYFLDNLIVFYVLSYLQPAMAVIFSNFSIITTALLFRIVLKRHLNGIQWASLLILFLSIVALTSGTETSQHSLAGHGFHHDALFSPSNSCLLFRSECPRKDNCTAKEWTFSEAQWNTTARVFSHIRLGLGHVLIIVQCFISSMANIYNEKILKEGNQLTESIFVQNSKLYFFGVLFNGLTLGLQSGNRDQIKNCGIFYGHNAFSVALIFVTAFQGLSVAFILKFLDNMFHVLMAQVTTVVITTVSVLVFDFRPSLEFFLEAPSVLLSILIYNASNPQGVENVPRKERIRDLSGTLWERSSGDGEELERLTKPKSDIESDEDTF